From Pseudomonas hefeiensis, one genomic window encodes:
- a CDS encoding OprD family porin yields MKALFKVLSLLTGGVTIVMSPLASADFISDSKANLNLRNLYFNNDNRDGTAAPSKTEEWGQAFMLNYQSGFTDGTVGFGLDAIGLLGLKLDSGAGRHVGSSMFPNDGDKAADQWARLGATAKMRVSKTELRYGTLQPKLPILVSNDGRLLPQTFEGGQVTSNEIDNLTFTAGQLEHATGRASSDRAGLAVAGGSQESNKFTFAGGDYKLTKDLTAQYYYANLEDYYQQHFAGLLHVLPLGEYGSLKTDLRYFKTTSDGKNSSAAGRASGYKLGGYTKDGSGEIDNDTWSAAFIYSLGGHAITAGYQSVSEDSNFAQLNQGGLVGKGEAGASLYLYTDRTIQTFIQAGERTAFAQYAYDFAALGVPGLKASVMYLKGDNIQTASGQDASEWERDISLDYVIQSGTLKNLGFGWRNAMSRSEVARDQDQNRLIVSYSIPLM; encoded by the coding sequence ATGAAAGCTCTATTCAAAGTACTGAGTTTATTAACCGGCGGCGTGACTATTGTCATGAGCCCGTTGGCGTCTGCTGATTTTATCAGCGACAGTAAAGCCAACTTGAACTTGCGCAATTTGTACTTCAACAACGACAACCGTGACGGTACCGCCGCGCCCTCGAAGACTGAGGAATGGGGCCAGGCCTTCATGCTCAATTATCAGTCCGGGTTTACCGACGGCACTGTCGGGTTTGGTCTGGATGCCATCGGCTTGCTGGGTTTGAAACTCGACAGCGGCGCGGGTCGCCATGTGGGTAGCTCGATGTTTCCCAACGACGGTGACAAGGCTGCCGACCAATGGGCTCGTCTCGGCGCAACGGCGAAGATGCGCGTCTCCAAGACCGAACTGCGCTACGGCACCTTGCAACCGAAACTGCCGATCCTGGTGTCCAACGATGGCCGCCTGTTGCCGCAAACTTTCGAAGGTGGCCAAGTCACCAGCAATGAAATCGACAACCTGACGTTCACCGCCGGCCAACTGGAACACGCCACCGGGCGTGCATCAAGTGACCGCGCCGGGCTGGCCGTTGCGGGCGGCAGCCAGGAAAGCAATAAATTCACCTTTGCCGGTGGCGATTACAAACTGACCAAGGATCTGACCGCACAGTATTACTACGCCAACCTCGAAGACTATTACCAACAGCACTTCGCCGGTTTGTTGCATGTGTTGCCGCTGGGCGAATACGGCTCGCTGAAAACCGACTTGCGCTATTTCAAGACCACGTCCGATGGCAAGAACAGTAGCGCCGCCGGTCGCGCCAGTGGCTACAAACTGGGCGGCTACACCAAGGATGGTAGTGGCGAAATCGACAACGATACCTGGAGTGCGGCGTTCATTTACTCGCTGGGTGGCCATGCCATCACCGCGGGCTATCAAAGCGTTTCCGAAGACAGCAACTTTGCTCAACTCAACCAGGGTGGCCTGGTGGGTAAAGGCGAAGCCGGTGCCAGCCTTTATCTCTACACCGACCGCACTATTCAGACGTTCATCCAGGCGGGTGAGCGCACGGCATTCGCCCAGTATGCCTACGACTTCGCAGCGCTTGGCGTTCCGGGCTTAAAGGCGTCGGTGATGTACCTCAAGGGCGACAATATCCAGACCGCCAGCGGCCAGGACGCCAGTGAGTGGGAGCGCGATATCTCCCTGGACTATGTGATCCAGAGCGGTACGCTGAAGAACCTGGGTTTTGGCTGGCGCAACGCGATGTCCCGAAGTGAAGTGGCTCGCGACCAGGACCAGAATCGCCTGATCGTGAGTTACAGCATTCCGTTGATGTAA
- a CDS encoding phosphodiesterase translates to MNHPFLIAQISDLHLKAGRKLTYGVVDTRAALRRAVDHLNTQVPRPDIVVVSGDLVDFGRPDEYAALHPELARLHMPCYLVPGNHDNREHLRAAFADHSYLPIRADAPLDWVVEEHPIRLIGLDTTIPGAHGGQLLDSQLRWLDEQLACRPDAPTLLVLHHPPFVSGIGHMDREPFINAAALEQVIARHPQVERLLCGHLHRPMQRRFGGSLSCVCPGTSHQIVLDLQPTAPAHFNLEPPGYLLHHWHGQALVTHNGVFGEYPGPYPFYDAHGLID, encoded by the coding sequence TTGAATCATCCGTTTCTCATCGCGCAGATCAGTGATCTGCATCTTAAAGCCGGGCGAAAACTGACTTACGGCGTTGTCGATACCCGCGCTGCGTTGCGTCGTGCGGTTGATCATTTGAACACCCAGGTACCGCGTCCCGACATCGTGGTGGTCAGTGGCGACCTGGTGGACTTCGGCCGCCCTGATGAATATGCCGCGCTGCACCCTGAACTTGCGCGCCTGCACATGCCTTGCTACCTGGTGCCTGGTAACCACGACAATCGCGAGCATTTGCGGGCGGCATTTGCCGACCACAGCTACCTGCCGATACGGGCTGACGCCCCCCTGGACTGGGTGGTGGAGGAGCATCCGATACGCCTTATTGGTCTGGACACCACCATTCCCGGTGCCCATGGCGGTCAGCTCCTGGACAGCCAATTGCGCTGGCTCGATGAACAACTGGCCTGTCGTCCCGATGCGCCGACGCTATTGGTTCTGCATCATCCGCCGTTTGTAAGCGGTATTGGCCACATGGACCGTGAACCCTTCATCAACGCGGCGGCACTGGAGCAAGTCATTGCCCGACACCCGCAGGTGGAGCGCTTGCTGTGCGGGCATTTGCATCGGCCGATGCAGCGGCGTTTCGGCGGCAGCCTGAGTTGCGTGTGCCCCGGTACCTCACATCAAATCGTCCTGGACCTACAGCCAACGGCTCCCGCACATTTCAATCTGGAACCGCCCGGGTATCTGCTGCACCACTGGCATGGGCAGGCACTGGTGACCCATAACGGCGTGTTTGGCGAGTATCCCGGACCGTATCCATTTTATGACGCTCATGGATTGATCGACTGA
- a CDS encoding ABC transporter ATP-binding protein, which produces MSGTTIHLKGCRKAFSDGTVAVHDLDLTIDAGETLAILGPSGCGKTTTLRLIAGLERPDVGQVFFGDSDVTCLPIERRDVGMVFQNYALFPNLDVSGNIVYGLKVRGVSPAERNKRCLELLELVGLQDHGKRSIHELSGGQRQRVALARALAPRPRVLLLDEPLAALDAQLRERLRSELAQLLRGLGITAVFVTHDQGEAMALGDRILVMEHGRVAQLASPRDIYQQPANAFVARFVGNLNAFPVIEHTPHGLKVSGGELPWNGADLPATVYCRPEHLRVMDSEGHLHGRLVGQFFQGAQSRLLVDVGAAQPLLVDSTDSAIHAPGALIALAVEPQVLFTLSS; this is translated from the coding sequence ATGAGCGGAACCACTATTCACCTGAAGGGTTGTCGCAAGGCGTTCTCTGACGGCACCGTTGCCGTACATGACCTGGACCTGACCATTGATGCTGGAGAAACCCTGGCGATCCTCGGCCCGTCCGGTTGCGGTAAAACCACCACCCTGCGCCTGATCGCAGGTCTCGAGCGTCCGGACGTGGGCCAGGTATTTTTTGGCGACAGTGACGTCACCTGCCTCCCCATCGAACGTCGCGACGTGGGCATGGTGTTCCAGAACTATGCGCTGTTTCCCAATCTGGACGTGTCCGGCAACATTGTTTACGGCCTGAAAGTTCGCGGTGTGTCACCCGCCGAGCGCAACAAGCGCTGTTTGGAATTGCTGGAACTTGTCGGCTTGCAGGATCACGGCAAGCGCAGTATCCACGAGTTGTCCGGCGGTCAACGCCAGCGAGTCGCCCTCGCCCGCGCCCTGGCACCCAGGCCCCGGGTGTTGTTGCTCGACGAACCGTTGGCGGCACTGGATGCGCAGTTACGTGAACGCCTGCGCAGCGAATTGGCCCAGTTGCTACGCGGTTTGGGCATTACCGCGGTGTTCGTCACCCACGATCAGGGCGAAGCCATGGCGCTGGGAGATCGCATCCTGGTCATGGAGCACGGCCGCGTCGCGCAACTGGCCAGCCCGCGGGACATCTATCAGCAACCTGCCAACGCTTTCGTCGCCCGTTTTGTCGGCAATCTCAATGCTTTTCCGGTGATCGAGCACACGCCCCATGGCTTGAAGGTCAGTGGCGGTGAGTTGCCGTGGAATGGTGCCGACCTGCCCGCCACTGTCTATTGCCGCCCTGAGCATTTGCGGGTGATGGACAGCGAGGGACATCTGCACGGACGTCTGGTGGGCCAGTTTTTCCAGGGGGCTCAAAGCCGTCTGCTGGTGGATGTTGGCGCGGCTCAGCCTTTGCTGGTGGACAGCACCGATAGCGCGATCCACGCCCCCGGTGCCCTGATTGCCCTGGCCGTCGAGCCACAAGTGCTGTTCACCCTGTCATCGTGA
- a CDS encoding ABC transporter permease → MKRSTLFVGQLAFTLLVCAFMLVPVVMSLLAGLTRNYFQGLSSGLTLDWLLQVWQAYSPTVWLSLQLAVACALCVCVVGVPAAYALVRMNNRFSRAFEELMVLPVAMPGLASALALLLTYGQFGGFRSSWLFILVGHVLFTLPFLVRPVMAVMQRQHLPVLEEAAASLGAGPIRRFFSVVVPNCRAGILAGVLMVVTLSLGEFNLTWMLHTPMTKTLPVGLADSYASARLEVASAYTLIFLLMIVPLLVALQAISARLSRGENR, encoded by the coding sequence GTGAAACGCTCAACGCTGTTTGTCGGGCAACTGGCGTTTACCTTACTGGTGTGCGCTTTCATGTTGGTGCCCGTGGTGATGTCGCTGCTGGCCGGGCTGACGCGCAATTACTTCCAGGGGCTGTCCAGCGGCCTGACCTTAGACTGGCTGCTGCAAGTCTGGCAGGCGTATTCGCCGACGGTCTGGCTGTCCCTGCAACTGGCCGTCGCCTGTGCGCTGTGTGTCTGTGTGGTGGGTGTGCCGGCGGCTTACGCACTGGTACGGATGAACAACCGCTTCAGCCGCGCGTTCGAGGAACTGATGGTGTTGCCGGTGGCGATGCCCGGTCTGGCCAGTGCCTTGGCATTGCTGCTCACCTATGGTCAGTTCGGCGGGTTTCGCAGCAGTTGGTTATTCATTCTCGTCGGTCATGTGCTGTTCACCCTGCCATTTCTGGTGCGCCCGGTGATGGCGGTGATGCAACGCCAGCACCTGCCGGTCCTGGAGGAAGCCGCAGCCAGTTTGGGCGCCGGGCCGATCCGGCGCTTCTTTAGCGTGGTGGTGCCCAACTGTCGGGCAGGGATTCTTGCTGGGGTCTTGATGGTCGTCACCCTGTCGTTGGGTGAGTTCAACCTGACCTGGATGCTCCACACCCCGATGACCAAAACCTTGCCGGTGGGCCTGGCCGACAGCTATGCCTCGGCCAGGCTGGAAGTCGCCAGCGCCTACACCCTTATATTCCTGCTGATGATTGTGCCGCTGCTTGTTGCGTTGCAGGCCATCAGCGCGCGCCTTTCCCGTGGAGAAAATCGATGA
- a CDS encoding ABC transporter permease yields the protein MVPRLRPTAAWALAPAAAVLFAFWLLPLAHLVLLGGQSRDGSDSGYWQVLSSAQYLGSLAQTCLLALATTLAALLVGGFSGFFLSRQRFFGRSVLVALLTFPLAFPGVVVGFLVILLAGRQGLFASLGLGLVGERWVFAYSLMGLCIGYLYFSIPRVILTVMAACESLDRSLEEAARSLGASHWRVLCDVIVPGLAPALVSCGAICFATSMGAFGTAFTLGTRLNVTPVAIYNVFTNYANFAVAAALSVVLGLVTWAVLLLARRLAKDSRTVL from the coding sequence ATGGTGCCGCGCTTGCGGCCGACCGCTGCCTGGGCGCTTGCGCCGGCGGCGGCGGTGCTGTTCGCTTTCTGGTTGTTGCCGCTGGCGCACCTGGTCTTGCTCGGTGGGCAAAGTCGCGATGGCAGCGACAGCGGCTATTGGCAGGTGCTGAGCAGCGCGCAATACCTGGGCAGTCTGGCGCAGACCTGCCTGCTGGCACTGGCAACGACCCTCGCGGCGCTGTTGGTGGGCGGCTTCAGTGGGTTTTTTCTCAGTCGCCAGCGTTTCTTCGGCCGCTCGGTACTCGTCGCGTTGCTGACCTTCCCGCTGGCATTTCCCGGGGTGGTCGTTGGTTTTCTGGTGATCCTGCTGGCCGGCCGCCAAGGCTTGTTCGCAAGCCTGGGTCTCGGCCTGGTGGGTGAACGCTGGGTTTTTGCCTACTCGTTGATGGGCTTGTGCATCGGCTACCTGTACTTCTCGATTCCGCGGGTGATCCTGACGGTGATGGCTGCTTGTGAAAGCCTGGACCGTAGTCTGGAAGAGGCCGCTCGTTCACTGGGGGCCAGTCATTGGCGTGTGCTCTGTGATGTCATTGTCCCTGGCCTGGCGCCGGCATTGGTCTCCTGCGGGGCGATTTGCTTTGCCACCTCCATGGGCGCGTTCGGTACCGCCTTCACCCTGGGAACCCGGCTCAACGTGACGCCGGTGGCGATCTACAACGTGTTTACCAACTACGCCAATTTCGCCGTGGCCGCTGCGCTGTCGGTGGTGTTGGGGCTGGTGACCTGGGCGGTTCTATTGCTGGCCCGGCGGCTGGCCAAAGATTCGAGGACGGTCTTGTGA
- a CDS encoding LacI family DNA-binding transcriptional regulator: MTDLKEVARLAGVSRATAARAFASPEVVRPATREQVFAAARQLGFRPNRLGRQLRLQVTKLIGVVVPNLLNPVFAEQFQAMERAARVHGYNLLLATTDYSSERESAVVEELLRQRVDGLVLTVTDAESNRVLQSLDSEDTPFVLAYHQPGNPDYSAVSVDNRAGMALATRYLLEAGHTRIGMVAGPALQSDRARLRYAGYCEAMHGAGLASLPVIEMPAHTQADFAAIEPLLHGPQALSALVCSNDLLAISLIAELRRNGWQVPRQLSVIGFDGIALGTQMHPTLCSVVQPIEALACTVIDQLLAQIAGATPVSHCLPCHIRPGESTQPYEETLDDPLA; this comes from the coding sequence ATGACTGATTTGAAAGAAGTTGCACGGCTGGCAGGGGTTTCGCGGGCGACTGCGGCGCGAGCCTTTGCCTCCCCTGAAGTGGTCCGTCCGGCTACCCGGGAACAAGTCTTCGCCGCGGCGCGCCAGCTGGGTTTTCGGCCCAACCGCCTTGGTCGCCAACTGCGCCTGCAAGTGACCAAGCTGATCGGTGTCGTGGTGCCCAACCTGCTCAATCCGGTGTTCGCTGAGCAGTTTCAGGCGATGGAGCGCGCTGCGCGCGTGCATGGGTACAACCTGTTGTTGGCAACCACCGATTACAGCAGCGAGCGTGAAAGCGCGGTCGTCGAGGAGTTGTTGCGCCAGCGCGTCGATGGCCTGGTCCTCACGGTAACCGACGCCGAGAGCAACCGGGTGCTGCAAAGCCTGGACAGCGAGGACACGCCTTTTGTGCTGGCTTATCACCAACCGGGTAATCCGGATTACAGCGCGGTGTCGGTGGACAACCGCGCTGGCATGGCGCTCGCCACCCGTTATCTGCTGGAGGCCGGGCACACTCGGATTGGCATGGTCGCCGGCCCTGCCCTGCAATCGGACCGTGCTCGCCTGCGTTATGCCGGTTATTGCGAGGCAATGCATGGGGCCGGTCTCGCCAGCCTGCCGGTGATTGAAATGCCCGCCCATACCCAGGCTGACTTCGCCGCCATCGAGCCGTTATTGCATGGCCCCCAGGCGCTCAGTGCGCTGGTCTGTTCCAACGATTTGCTGGCAATCAGCTTGATCGCTGAACTGCGCCGCAACGGCTGGCAAGTGCCCCGGCAACTCTCGGTCATCGGCTTTGACGGCATCGCCCTCGGCACCCAAATGCACCCGACGCTGTGCAGTGTTGTTCAGCCCATCGAGGCATTGGCCTGCACCGTGATTGATCAATTGTTGGCGCAGATCGCTGGCGCCACCCCGGTTTCCCATTGCCTGCCCTGCCATATCCGGCCGGGCGAAAGTACTCAACCCTACGAGGAGACGCTTGATGATCCACTTGCGTAA
- a CDS encoding MFS transporter, with the protein MTIANTHIDADAEVVQDAAPLPIGSLFALALAAFVTILTEALPAGLLSQVSEGLAISEALAGQLVTVYAVGSLLAAIPLTAATQGMQRRSLLLLAIAGFAVANTVTTLSSHYGLTIVARLLGGVSAGLLWALLAGYAARMVPESQKGRAIAIAMVGAPLALSLGVPAGTLLGNLIGWRMSFAIMSLFAVALMVWVRLKVPDFPGQTNEKRLALGQVFTLPGVRSVLFVVLGFVLAHNILFTYIAPFLIAAGLGERIDLVLLVFGVASLLGIWVVGVLIDRHLRALTLASTALFAISALTLGAMSDSPAAIYVAVAAWGIAFGGAGTLFQTAIAKTAAEAADLAQSMLVTAWNVAIAGGGIAGGLLLDHLGVVAFAPVLVVLLLLTLAVVWSARQYGFTASMR; encoded by the coding sequence ATGACGATTGCCAATACCCATATCGACGCCGATGCCGAGGTCGTTCAAGACGCTGCGCCGCTCCCCATCGGATCACTGTTCGCCCTCGCGCTGGCGGCGTTCGTGACCATTCTCACCGAAGCCCTGCCCGCCGGCCTTCTCTCACAGGTCAGCGAAGGGCTGGCGATCTCCGAAGCCCTCGCCGGGCAGTTGGTCACGGTCTATGCGGTAGGCTCCTTACTGGCGGCCATCCCTTTGACGGCCGCGACCCAAGGCATGCAGCGTCGGTCGCTCTTGCTGCTGGCCATTGCCGGTTTTGCCGTTGCCAATACGGTCACGACGCTTTCGTCCCATTATGGCTTGACGATCGTTGCCCGCTTGCTGGGTGGCGTATCGGCCGGGCTGCTCTGGGCCTTGTTGGCCGGTTATGCCGCCCGCATGGTGCCCGAGAGCCAGAAAGGTCGGGCGATTGCAATTGCCATGGTTGGCGCACCCTTGGCGTTATCCCTGGGCGTACCGGCCGGCACCTTGCTCGGTAATTTGATCGGTTGGCGGATGAGCTTCGCCATCATGAGTTTGTTCGCCGTCGCCTTGATGGTCTGGGTGCGACTCAAGGTGCCTGACTTTCCCGGGCAAACCAACGAAAAACGCCTTGCCTTGGGCCAGGTCTTCACCCTGCCGGGCGTTCGCTCGGTGTTGTTTGTGGTGCTCGGTTTTGTCCTGGCGCACAACATTCTCTTTACCTATATCGCGCCGTTCCTGATCGCGGCGGGCCTGGGCGAGCGGATCGACCTGGTTCTGCTGGTCTTCGGGGTCGCGTCGTTGCTGGGCATCTGGGTCGTCGGCGTGCTGATCGATCGCCATCTACGGGCATTGACCCTTGCCAGCACGGCGCTGTTCGCCATCTCGGCCCTGACGCTAGGCGCCATGAGCGACAGCCCTGCTGCGATCTACGTCGCGGTGGCGGCCTGGGGAATTGCTTTTGGAGGGGCCGGGACGTTGTTCCAGACGGCGATTGCCAAGACCGCCGCAGAGGCGGCGGATCTCGCCCAGTCCATGCTGGTCACGGCCTGGAACGTCGCCATCGCCGGCGGCGGGATCGCGGGAGGTCTCCTGCTCGATCATCTGGGGGTCGTTGCGTTTGCGCCTGTCCTGGTCGTTCTCCTGCTGCTGACGTTGGCGGTGGTGTGGTCTGCCAGGCAGTACGGGTTTACCGCAAGCATGCGCTGA
- a CDS encoding LysR family transcriptional regulator — MESLSGIDFFVRAAETRSFSEAGRALGISSSAVGKSVARLEERLGVRLFHRSTRSITLTAEGTLFLERCRRILCEVEAAELELSETRKAPRGKLRVSLPLVADLVMPTLMAFMRRYPSIELDLDFSDRLVDIIEEGFDAVIRTGEPNDSRLMSRPLGAFKLVVVGSPRYLAEHGTPQVPADLLRHACLLYKFPSTGRLQVWPVNGEGQPDLNLPATLVCNTTEALLYVVRDALGIACVPDFTVRDAIAAGELVTVLDDFNRHQNTFRMLWPSSKHLAPKLRVFIDFMSSELFK, encoded by the coding sequence GTGGAATCACTGAGCGGGATTGATTTTTTTGTTCGCGCGGCCGAAACCCGCAGCTTTTCAGAGGCGGGCAGGGCGCTTGGCATTTCGTCTTCGGCGGTGGGCAAAAGCGTGGCCCGGCTCGAGGAAAGGTTGGGTGTGCGGCTGTTTCATCGCAGCACGCGCAGTATCACGCTGACGGCAGAAGGGACGCTTTTCCTCGAACGTTGCCGACGCATTCTGTGCGAAGTCGAAGCGGCCGAACTGGAACTGTCGGAAACCCGCAAAGCGCCGCGGGGCAAACTGCGCGTGAGCTTGCCCCTGGTTGCAGATTTGGTCATGCCGACCCTGATGGCCTTCATGCGCCGCTACCCCAGTATCGAACTGGACCTAGATTTCTCCGACAGGCTGGTGGACATCATCGAGGAAGGTTTTGATGCCGTCATTCGGACCGGAGAGCCAAATGACTCCCGGCTGATGTCCCGTCCGTTGGGCGCGTTCAAGCTCGTCGTGGTCGGTTCGCCCCGGTACCTCGCCGAACACGGCACGCCGCAGGTGCCGGCGGATCTGCTGCGCCATGCCTGCCTGCTATACAAATTCCCCAGTACCGGCAGGCTGCAAGTCTGGCCGGTAAACGGGGAAGGGCAGCCCGATCTCAACCTGCCCGCCACCCTGGTGTGCAACACCACCGAGGCGTTGCTGTACGTCGTGCGCGATGCATTGGGGATTGCCTGCGTGCCGGATTTCACCGTGCGCGATGCCATCGCCGCCGGTGAACTGGTCACCGTCCTCGACGACTTCAATCGGCATCAGAACACCTTCCGCATGCTCTGGCCTTCAAGCAAGCACCTGGCGCCGAAACTGCGGGTGTTCATTGATTTCATGAGCAGTGAATTGTTCAAGTGA
- a CDS encoding SDR family NAD(P)-dependent oxidoreductase, whose amino-acid sequence MPNPTGQNPVALVSGVGSEIGIGMAIARRLGAAGARLIITASSARINDRVAELRAEGFEVEGRALDLTDEHQVREFILWAESLWGQIDILVNNAGMAMQGSPEFFSDLETMDLHTWNLTLARNLTTAFLLTRAALPGMRARRYGRIVNISSTTGTRCSNPGEAAYSAAKAAMVGMGMSLALEVAQQGITVNSVAPGWITTGSTTAEEAKAAGYTPMGRAGRPEEVAAVVAFLASSEASYLTGEVIVVDGGNCLVENKAP is encoded by the coding sequence ATGCCAAACCCAACCGGACAGAACCCTGTGGCCCTTGTCAGTGGGGTTGGAAGTGAGATCGGAATCGGCATGGCGATCGCGCGCAGGCTTGGCGCGGCGGGAGCCAGACTGATCATCACCGCCAGCAGTGCGCGAATCAATGATCGAGTCGCAGAACTGCGCGCCGAAGGGTTCGAAGTCGAAGGCCGGGCCCTCGATCTTACCGATGAGCATCAGGTGCGCGAGTTTATCCTGTGGGCAGAGTCCCTCTGGGGCCAGATCGATATCCTGGTCAACAACGCGGGCATGGCCATGCAAGGAAGCCCGGAGTTTTTTTCCGACTTGGAAACCATGGATCTGCACACCTGGAACCTTACGCTGGCGCGAAACCTGACCACGGCTTTTCTGCTTACACGGGCGGCGCTGCCCGGGATGCGGGCGCGTCGTTACGGGCGCATCGTCAACATCAGTTCCACTACCGGCACCCGCTGCAGTAACCCCGGTGAAGCGGCTTACAGCGCCGCGAAGGCCGCGATGGTTGGAATGGGCATGAGCCTGGCGCTGGAAGTCGCCCAGCAAGGGATCACGGTAAACAGCGTCGCTCCTGGCTGGATCACCACAGGGTCGACCACTGCCGAGGAAGCCAAGGCGGCCGGTTACACACCGATGGGCCGGGCCGGACGTCCCGAAGAGGTGGCTGCAGTGGTTGCGTTCCTTGCGTCTTCAGAGGCGAGCTACCTCACGGGCGAAGTCATCGTGGTGGATGGTGGGAACTGCCTGGTCGAGAACAAGGCTCCTTGA
- a CDS encoding TRAP transporter large permease, translated as MLAFTLFTLLALLGLSVAAAVSVGLLGLSLSALFSTLPLSNAIGEIAWSTSAEFLLVAIPLYILMGELLVCSGVAGRMYGAVAKWLSWLPGGLMNSNIGASALFSATSGSSVATAATISTLALPEQERKGYPAPLFLGSIAAGGTLGILIPPSINMILFALIANLSVPKLYLAATIPGILLSFMFVSIIVLACLIRPDLGGKKEHSTWAERLDSLPDLLPPLAIFALVVGAIYSGFATASESAALGVIAAFALGLWRRAFTWQNLGQAFESTMRTTGMIIFITLSAFFLNFVLSSIGLTSTLVSFVTGLDMSPMGTLLAIILFYIILGCFMDTLAMLITTAPLVVPVIIALGFDPLWFGVILIILCEMGQITPPFGMNLFVVQSIRNKGKFLDVVYGTLPFCFVLLVLIALLILFPQIALWLPQFA; from the coding sequence ATGCTCGCCTTTACCCTCTTCACCCTACTGGCCCTGCTTGGCTTGAGCGTGGCTGCGGCGGTCAGCGTCGGCTTGCTGGGCCTTTCGTTGTCAGCACTGTTCTCGACACTGCCGCTCAGCAACGCCATAGGCGAAATAGCCTGGAGCACTAGCGCCGAATTTTTGTTGGTCGCTATCCCGCTCTACATACTCATGGGCGAGTTACTGGTGTGCTCGGGCGTCGCCGGGCGCATGTACGGTGCCGTCGCCAAGTGGCTTTCCTGGCTGCCCGGTGGCTTGATGAATTCGAACATTGGCGCCTCTGCACTGTTCTCGGCAACCAGCGGCTCCAGCGTGGCGACCGCCGCCACCATCTCGACCCTCGCCCTGCCGGAGCAGGAACGAAAAGGCTACCCTGCCCCGCTGTTCCTTGGCTCGATCGCCGCTGGCGGTACACTCGGCATTTTGATTCCGCCCTCGATCAACATGATTCTGTTCGCGCTGATCGCCAATCTCTCAGTGCCCAAGTTGTACTTGGCGGCTACGATCCCGGGCATCCTGCTCAGCTTCATGTTCGTGTCGATCATCGTGTTGGCGTGCCTTATCCGTCCCGATTTGGGCGGCAAAAAGGAACACTCGACCTGGGCCGAACGGCTGGACAGCCTTCCAGACCTGCTGCCGCCGCTGGCCATCTTCGCCCTGGTGGTCGGCGCCATCTACAGCGGCTTTGCGACCGCCAGTGAATCGGCGGCCTTGGGGGTCATCGCCGCGTTCGCCCTGGGCCTGTGGCGTCGCGCCTTCACCTGGCAAAACCTGGGGCAGGCCTTTGAATCCACCATGCGCACGACCGGGATGATCATTTTCATCACTCTGTCGGCGTTCTTCCTCAACTTCGTGCTGTCATCCATCGGGCTGACATCAACCCTGGTCAGTTTCGTGACAGGCCTCGACATGTCGCCGATGGGCACGCTGCTGGCAATCATCCTGTTCTACATCATCCTCGGCTGCTTCATGGACACGCTGGCCATGTTGATCACCACCGCACCGCTGGTGGTGCCAGTCATTATCGCCTTGGGTTTCGATCCTCTGTGGTTCGGCGTGATACTCATCATCCTGTGCGAGATGGGACAAATCACCCCGCCATTCGGGATGAATCTGTTCGTGGTGCAAAGTATTCGTAATAAAGGCAAATTCCTGGATGTGGTCTACGGCACCTTGCCTTTCTGTTTCGTATTACTTGTGTTGATCGCGCTCTTGATCCTGTTTCCGCAGATCGCGCTTTGGCTTCCGCAATTTGCTTGA
- a CDS encoding TRAP transporter small permease subunit, giving the protein MQRTESFAIRLVNSIARLSAWLGGIALMGTALMIGIDLILRKTIGLSLGGADEIAGYVLAIVSTWAFPIALLKRSHIRVDIVYSRMPLKFRTSLDLLALSCMALFVGTVLFHAWDVLWDSIQYRSTSTTPLQIPQWVPQSVWFAGYLFFALTIGVLGCASVIQLRQQRWASIGALIGINSVEEDIQEETHRPAPGHTTTPSNGAH; this is encoded by the coding sequence ATGCAACGCACTGAATCTTTTGCTATCCGGCTCGTGAACAGCATTGCCAGGCTGAGCGCCTGGCTGGGCGGTATTGCCCTGATGGGCACCGCACTGATGATCGGCATTGACCTGATCCTGCGCAAAACCATCGGCCTATCCCTAGGTGGTGCTGACGAAATAGCTGGCTATGTCCTGGCCATTGTCAGCACCTGGGCCTTTCCCATCGCATTGTTAAAACGCTCCCATATCCGGGTGGACATCGTCTACTCGCGCATGCCCCTCAAATTCAGGACCTCCCTGGACCTGCTGGCGTTGAGCTGTATGGCGCTTTTCGTCGGCACCGTGCTGTTCCACGCATGGGACGTGCTGTGGGATTCCATCCAGTACCGCTCGACTTCCACCACACCGCTGCAAATCCCGCAGTGGGTACCTCAATCCGTCTGGTTCGCCGGCTACCTGTTCTTTGCCCTGACCATCGGGGTGCTGGGCTGCGCCAGCGTAATCCAACTGCGCCAGCAACGATGGGCATCGATCGGTGCACTGATCGGCATCAATTCCGTCGAGGAGGACATTCAAGAAGAAACCCACCGTCCCGCACCAGGGCACACAACGACCCCGTCGAATGGAGCGCACTAA